A section of the Diabrotica virgifera virgifera chromosome 8, PGI_DIABVI_V3a genome encodes:
- the LOC114336647 gene encoding mucin-4 isoform X15 has protein sequence MKLTGVCFLIVAFCAINALASPSDPDDPSPDEQTNAPSVSTSDSPPDTVTDSSSTAPTDSTPDPATDSSSTAPTDSPPEPVTDSSSTAPTDSPPDPATDPSSTAPTDSPPEPVTDSSSTAPTDSPPDPATDSSSTAPTDSSPEPVTDSSSTAPTDSPPDPATDPSSTAPTDSTSEPVTDSSSTAPTDSPPDPATDSSSTAPTNSPPEPVTDSSSTAPTDSPPGPATDSSSTAPTDSSPEPVTDSSSTAPTDSPPDPATDPSSTAPTDSTSEPVTDSSSTAPTDSPPDPATDSSSTAPTNSPPEPVTDSSSTAPTDSPPGPATDSSSTAPTDSSPEPVTDSSSTAPTDSPPDPATDSSSTAPTDSPPEPVTDSSSTAPTDSPPEPVTDSSSTAPTDSPPEPVTDSSSTAPTDSPPEPVTDSSSTAPTDSPPDPVTDSSSTAPTDSPPDPATDPSSTAPTDTPPEPVTDSSSTAPTYSPPEPITDSSSTAPTDSPPEPVTDSSSTAPTDSPPEPVTDSSSTAPTDSPPDPATDPSSTAPTDSPPEPVTDSSSTAPTDSPPDPATDSSSTAPTDSPPEPVTYSSSTAPTDSPPEPVTDSSSTAPTDSPPEPVTDSSSTAPTDSPPKPVTDSSSTAPTDSPPEPVTDSSSTAPTDSPPDPATDSSSTAPTDSPPEPVTDSSPTAPTDSPPDPATDSSSTAPTDSPPDPATDSSSTAPTDSPPEPVTDSSSVSPTDSPPEPATDSSSASPTDYPSDSTTASSGSSTDLSSDSTGATPESTTKGSAASLFAGTNYLMATFVIVIINYFLI, from the exons CTACAGATTCTCCACCTGAGCCAGTAACTGATTCATCATCTACTGCACCTACAGATTCTCCACCTGACCCAGCAACTGATCCATCATCCACTGCACCTACTGATTCTCCACCTGAGCCAGTAACAGATTCATCATCTACTGCACCTACAGATTCTCCACCTGACCCAGCTACTGATTCATCATCTACTGCACCTACAGATTCTTCACCTGAGCCAGTAACTGATTCATCATCTACTGCACCTACAGATTCTCCACCTGACCCAGCAACTGATCCATCATCTACTGCACCTACAGATTCTACATCTGAGCCAGTAACAGATTCATCATCTACTGCACCTACAGATTCTCCACCTGACCCAGCAACTGATTCATCATCTACAGCACCTACAAATTCTCCACCTGAGCCAGTAACAGATTCATCATCTACTGCACCTACAGATTCTCCACCTGGCCCAGCTACTGATTCATCATCTACTGCACCTACAGATTCTTCACCTGAGCCAGTAACTGATTCATCATCTACTGCACCTACAGATTCTCCACCTGACCCAGCAACTGATCCATCATCTACTGCACCTACAGATTCTACATCTGAGCCAGTAACAGATTCATCATCTACTGCACCTACAGATTCTCCACCTGACCCAGCAACTGATTCATCATCTACAGCACCTACAAATTCTCCACCTGAGCCAGTAACAGATTCATCATCTACTGCACCTACAGATTCTCCACCTGGCCCAGCTACTGATTCATCATCTACTGCACCTACAGATTCTTCACCTGAGCCAGTAACTGATTCATCATCTACTGCACCTACAGATTCTCCACCTGACCCAGCAACTGATTCATCATCTACAGCACCTACAGATTCTCCACCTGAGCCAGTAACAGATTCATCATCTACTGCACCTACAGATTCTCCACCTGAGCCAGTAACAGACTCATCATCTACTGCACCTACAGATTCTCCACCTGAGCCAGTAACAGATTCATCATCTACTGCACCTACAGATTCTCCACCTGAGCCAGTAACAGATTCATCATCTACTGCGCCTACAGATTCTCCACCTGATCCAGTAACAGATTCATCATCTACTGCACCTACAGATTCTCCACCTGACCCAGCAACTGATCCATCATCTACTGCACCTACAGATACTCCACCTGAGCCAGTAACAGATTCATCATCTACTGCACCTACATATTCTCCACCTGAGCCAATAACAGATTCATCATCTACTGCACCTACAGATTCTCCACCTGAGCCAGTAACAGATTCATCATCTACAGCACCTACAGATTCTCCACCTGAGCCAGTAACAGATTCATCATCTACTGCACCTACCGATTCTCCACCTGACCCAGCAACTGATCCATCATCTACTGCACCTACAGATTCTCCACCAGAGCCAGTAACAGATTCATCATCTACTGCACCTACAGATTCTCCACCTGACCCAGCAACTGATTCATCATCTACAGCACCTACAGATTCTCCACCTGAGCCAGTAACATATTCATCATCTACTGCACCTACAGATTCTCCACCTGAGCCAGTAACAGATTCATCATCTACTGCACCTACAGATTCTCCACCTGAGCCAGTAACAGATTCATCATCTACTGCACCTACAGATTCTCCACCTAAGCCAGTAACAGATTCATCATCTACTGCTCCTACAGATTCTCCACCTGAGCCAGTAACTGATTCATCAT CTACTGCACCTACAGATTCTCCACCTGACCCAGCAACTGATTCATCATCTACTGCACCTACAGATTCTCCACCTGAGCCAGTAACAGATTCATCACCTACTGCACCTACAGATTCTCCACCTGACCCAGCAACTGATTCATCATCTACTGCACCTACAGATTCTCCACCTGACCCAGCAACTGATTCATCATCTACTGCACCTACAGATTCTCCACCTGAGCCAGTAACTGATTCATCATCTGTTTCACCTACAGATTCTCCACCTGAGCCAGCAACGGATTCATCATCTGCTTCACCTACAGATTATCCATCTGACTCAACAACTGCTTCCTCTGGTTCATCAACAGATTTATCAAGTGACTCAACTGGTGCAACACCTGAGTCAACTACGAAAGGTTCAGCTGCAAGTTTATTTGCAGGCACGAATTATTTGATGGCTACATTTGTTATTGTGATTATAAATTACTTCTTAATCTAA
- the LOC114336647 gene encoding mucin-4 isoform X23, producing the protein MKLTGVCFLIVAFCAINALASPSDPDDPSPDEQTNAPSVSTSDSPPDTVTDSSSTAPTDSPPDPATDPSSTAPTDSPPEPVTDSSSTAPTDSPPDPATDSSSTAPTDSSPEPVTDSSSTAPTDSPPDPATDPSSTAPTDSTSEPVTDSSSTAPTDSPPDPATDSSSTAPTNSPPEPVTDSSSTAPTDSPPGPATDSSSTAPTDSSPEPVTDSSSTAPTDSPPDPATDPSSTAPTDSTSEPVTDSSSTAPTDSPPDPATDSSSTAPTNSPPEPVTDSSSTAPTDSPPGPATDSSSTAPTDSSPEPVTDSSSTAPTDSPPDPATDSSSTAPTDSPPEPVTDSSSTAPTDSPPEPVTDSSSTAPTDSPPEPVTDSSSTAPTDSPPEPVTDSSSTAPTDSPPDPVTDSSSTAPTDSPPDPATDPSSTAPTDTPPEPVTDSSSTAPTYSPPEPITDSSSTAPTDSPPEPVTDSSSTAPTDSPPEPVTDSSSTAPTDSPPDPATDPSSTAPTDSPPEPVTDSSSTAPTDSPPDPATDSSSTAPTDSPPEPVTYSSSTAPTDSPPEPVTDSSSTAPTDSPPEPVTDSSSTAPTDSPPKPVTDSSSTAPTDSPPEPVTDSSSTAPTDSPPDPATDSSSTAPTDSPPEPVTDSSPTAPTDSPPDPATDSSSTAPTDSPPDPATDSSSTAPTDSPPEPVTDSSSVSPTDSPPEPATDSSSASPTDYPSDSTTASSGSSTDLSSDSTGATPESTTKGSAASLFAGTNYLMATFVIVIINYFLI; encoded by the exons CTACAGATTCTCCACCTGACCCAGCAACTGATCCATCATCCACTGCACCTACTGATTCTCCACCTGAGCCAGTAACAGATTCATCATCTACTGCACCTACAGATTCTCCACCTGACCCAGCTACTGATTCATCATCTACTGCACCTACAGATTCTTCACCTGAGCCAGTAACTGATTCATCATCTACTGCACCTACAGATTCTCCACCTGACCCAGCAACTGATCCATCATCTACTGCACCTACAGATTCTACATCTGAGCCAGTAACAGATTCATCATCTACTGCACCTACAGATTCTCCACCTGACCCAGCAACTGATTCATCATCTACAGCACCTACAAATTCTCCACCTGAGCCAGTAACAGATTCATCATCTACTGCACCTACAGATTCTCCACCTGGCCCAGCTACTGATTCATCATCTACTGCACCTACAGATTCTTCACCTGAGCCAGTAACTGATTCATCATCTACTGCACCTACAGATTCTCCACCTGACCCAGCAACTGATCCATCATCTACTGCACCTACAGATTCTACATCTGAGCCAGTAACAGATTCATCATCTACTGCACCTACAGATTCTCCACCTGACCCAGCAACTGATTCATCATCTACAGCACCTACAAATTCTCCACCTGAGCCAGTAACAGATTCATCATCTACTGCACCTACAGATTCTCCACCTGGCCCAGCTACTGATTCATCATCTACTGCACCTACAGATTCTTCACCTGAGCCAGTAACTGATTCATCATCTACTGCACCTACAGATTCTCCACCTGACCCAGCAACTGATTCATCATCTACAGCACCTACAGATTCTCCACCTGAGCCAGTAACAGATTCATCATCTACTGCACCTACAGATTCTCCACCTGAGCCAGTAACAGACTCATCATCTACTGCACCTACAGATTCTCCACCTGAGCCAGTAACAGATTCATCATCTACTGCACCTACAGATTCTCCACCTGAGCCAGTAACAGATTCATCATCTACTGCGCCTACAGATTCTCCACCTGATCCAGTAACAGATTCATCATCTACTGCACCTACAGATTCTCCACCTGACCCAGCAACTGATCCATCATCTACTGCACCTACAGATACTCCACCTGAGCCAGTAACAGATTCATCATCTACTGCACCTACATATTCTCCACCTGAGCCAATAACAGATTCATCATCTACTGCACCTACAGATTCTCCACCTGAGCCAGTAACAGATTCATCATCTACAGCACCTACAGATTCTCCACCTGAGCCAGTAACAGATTCATCATCTACTGCACCTACCGATTCTCCACCTGACCCAGCAACTGATCCATCATCTACTGCACCTACAGATTCTCCACCAGAGCCAGTAACAGATTCATCATCTACTGCACCTACAGATTCTCCACCTGACCCAGCAACTGATTCATCATCTACAGCACCTACAGATTCTCCACCTGAGCCAGTAACATATTCATCATCTACTGCACCTACAGATTCTCCACCTGAGCCAGTAACAGATTCATCATCTACTGCACCTACAGATTCTCCACCTGAGCCAGTAACAGATTCATCATCTACTGCACCTACAGATTCTCCACCTAAGCCAGTAACAGATTCATCATCTACTGCTCCTACAGATTCTCCACCTGAGCCAGTAACTGATTCATCAT CTACTGCACCTACAGATTCTCCACCTGACCCAGCAACTGATTCATCATCTACTGCACCTACAGATTCTCCACCTGAGCCAGTAACAGATTCATCACCTACTGCACCTACAGATTCTCCACCTGACCCAGCAACTGATTCATCATCTACTGCACCTACAGATTCTCCACCTGACCCAGCAACTGATTCATCATCTACTGCACCTACAGATTCTCCACCTGAGCCAGTAACTGATTCATCATCTGTTTCACCTACAGATTCTCCACCTGAGCCAGCAACGGATTCATCATCTGCTTCACCTACAGATTATCCATCTGACTCAACAACTGCTTCCTCTGGTTCATCAACAGATTTATCAAGTGACTCAACTGGTGCAACACCTGAGTCAACTACGAAAGGTTCAGCTGCAAGTTTATTTGCAGGCACGAATTATTTGATGGCTACATTTGTTATTGTGATTATAAATTACTTCTTAATCTAA
- the LOC114336647 gene encoding mucin-4 isoform X38, producing MKLTGVCFLIVAFCAINALASPSDPDDPSPDEQTNAPSVSTSDSPPDTVTDSSSTAPTDSPPDPATDSSSTAPTDSSPEPVTDSSSTAPTDSPPDPATDPSSTAPTDSTSEPVTDSSSTAPTDSPPDPATDSSSTAPTNSPPEPVTDSSSTAPTDSPPGPATDSSSTAPTDSSPEPVTDSSSTAPTDSPPDPATDPSSTAPTDSTSEPVTDSSSTAPTDSPPDPATDSSSTAPTNSPPEPVTDSSSTAPTDSPPGPATDSSSTAPTDSSPEPVTDSSSTAPTDSPPDPATDSSSTAPTDSPPEPVTDSSSTAPTDSPPEPVTDSSSTAPTDSPPEPVTDSSSTAPTDSPPEPVTDSSSTAPTDSPPDPVTDSSSTAPTDSPPDPATDPSSTAPTDTPPEPVTDSSSTAPTYSPPEPITDSSSTAPTDSPPEPVTDSSSTAPTDSPPEPVTDSSSTAPTDSPPDPATDPSSTAPTDSPPEPVTDSSSTAPTDSPPDPATDSSSTAPTDSPPEPVTYSSSTAPTDSPPEPVTDSSSTAPTDSPPEPVTDSSSTAPTDSPPKPVTDSSSTAPTDSPPEPVTDSSSTAPTDSPPDPATDSSSTAPTDSPPEPVTDSSPTAPTDSPPDPATDSSSTAPTDSPPDPATDSSSTAPTDSPPEPVTDSSSVSPTDSPPEPATDSSSASPTDYPSDSTTASSGSSTDLSSDSTGATPESTTKGSAASLFAGTNYLMATFVIVIINYFLI from the exons CTACAGATTCTCCACCTGACCCAGCTACTGATTCATCATCTACTGCACCTACAGATTCTTCACCTGAGCCAGTAACTGATTCATCATCTACTGCACCTACAGATTCTCCACCTGACCCAGCAACTGATCCATCATCTACTGCACCTACAGATTCTACATCTGAGCCAGTAACAGATTCATCATCTACTGCACCTACAGATTCTCCACCTGACCCAGCAACTGATTCATCATCTACAGCACCTACAAATTCTCCACCTGAGCCAGTAACAGATTCATCATCTACTGCACCTACAGATTCTCCACCTGGCCCAGCTACTGATTCATCATCTACTGCACCTACAGATTCTTCACCTGAGCCAGTAACTGATTCATCATCTACTGCACCTACAGATTCTCCACCTGACCCAGCAACTGATCCATCATCTACTGCACCTACAGATTCTACATCTGAGCCAGTAACAGATTCATCATCTACTGCACCTACAGATTCTCCACCTGACCCAGCAACTGATTCATCATCTACAGCACCTACAAATTCTCCACCTGAGCCAGTAACAGATTCATCATCTACTGCACCTACAGATTCTCCACCTGGCCCAGCTACTGATTCATCATCTACTGCACCTACAGATTCTTCACCTGAGCCAGTAACTGATTCATCATCTACTGCACCTACAGATTCTCCACCTGACCCAGCAACTGATTCATCATCTACAGCACCTACAGATTCTCCACCTGAGCCAGTAACAGATTCATCATCTACTGCACCTACAGATTCTCCACCTGAGCCAGTAACAGACTCATCATCTACTGCACCTACAGATTCTCCACCTGAGCCAGTAACAGATTCATCATCTACTGCACCTACAGATTCTCCACCTGAGCCAGTAACAGATTCATCATCTACTGCGCCTACAGATTCTCCACCTGATCCAGTAACAGATTCATCATCTACTGCACCTACAGATTCTCCACCTGACCCAGCAACTGATCCATCATCTACTGCACCTACAGATACTCCACCTGAGCCAGTAACAGATTCATCATCTACTGCACCTACATATTCTCCACCTGAGCCAATAACAGATTCATCATCTACTGCACCTACAGATTCTCCACCTGAGCCAGTAACAGATTCATCATCTACAGCACCTACAGATTCTCCACCTGAGCCAGTAACAGATTCATCATCTACTGCACCTACCGATTCTCCACCTGACCCAGCAACTGATCCATCATCTACTGCACCTACAGATTCTCCACCAGAGCCAGTAACAGATTCATCATCTACTGCACCTACAGATTCTCCACCTGACCCAGCAACTGATTCATCATCTACAGCACCTACAGATTCTCCACCTGAGCCAGTAACATATTCATCATCTACTGCACCTACAGATTCTCCACCTGAGCCAGTAACAGATTCATCATCTACTGCACCTACAGATTCTCCACCTGAGCCAGTAACAGATTCATCATCTACTGCACCTACAGATTCTCCACCTAAGCCAGTAACAGATTCATCATCTACTGCTCCTACAGATTCTCCACCTGAGCCAGTAACTGATTCATCAT CTACTGCACCTACAGATTCTCCACCTGACCCAGCAACTGATTCATCATCTACTGCACCTACAGATTCTCCACCTGAGCCAGTAACAGATTCATCACCTACTGCACCTACAGATTCTCCACCTGACCCAGCAACTGATTCATCATCTACTGCACCTACAGATTCTCCACCTGACCCAGCAACTGATTCATCATCTACTGCACCTACAGATTCTCCACCTGAGCCAGTAACTGATTCATCATCTGTTTCACCTACAGATTCTCCACCTGAGCCAGCAACGGATTCATCATCTGCTTCACCTACAGATTATCCATCTGACTCAACAACTGCTTCCTCTGGTTCATCAACAGATTTATCAAGTGACTCAACTGGTGCAACACCTGAGTCAACTACGAAAGGTTCAGCTGCAAGTTTATTTGCAGGCACGAATTATTTGATGGCTACATTTGTTATTGTGATTATAAATTACTTCTTAATCTAA
- the LOC114336647 gene encoding mucin-4 isoform X49 — translation MKLTGVCFLIVAFCAINALASPSDPDDPSPDEQTNAPSVSTSDSPPDTVTDSSSTAPTDSPPDPATDPSSTAPTDSTSEPVTDSSSTAPTDSPPDPATDSSSTAPTNSPPEPVTDSSSTAPTDSPPGPATDSSSTAPTDSSPEPVTDSSSTAPTDSPPDPATDPSSTAPTDSTSEPVTDSSSTAPTDSPPDPATDSSSTAPTNSPPEPVTDSSSTAPTDSPPGPATDSSSTAPTDSSPEPVTDSSSTAPTDSPPDPATDSSSTAPTDSPPEPVTDSSSTAPTDSPPEPVTDSSSTAPTDSPPEPVTDSSSTAPTDSPPEPVTDSSSTAPTDSPPDPVTDSSSTAPTDSPPDPATDPSSTAPTDTPPEPVTDSSSTAPTYSPPEPITDSSSTAPTDSPPEPVTDSSSTAPTDSPPEPVTDSSSTAPTDSPPDPATDPSSTAPTDSPPEPVTDSSSTAPTDSPPDPATDSSSTAPTDSPPEPVTYSSSTAPTDSPPEPVTDSSSTAPTDSPPEPVTDSSSTAPTDSPPKPVTDSSSTAPTDSPPEPVTDSSSTAPTDSPPDPATDSSSTAPTDSPPEPVTDSSPTAPTDSPPDPATDSSSTAPTDSPPDPATDSSSTAPTDSPPEPVTDSSSVSPTDSPPEPATDSSSASPTDYPSDSTTASSGSSTDLSSDSTGATPESTTKGSAASLFAGTNYLMATFVIVIINYFLI, via the exons CTACAGATTCTCCACCTGACCCAGCAACTGATCCATCATCTACTGCACCTACAGATTCTACATCTGAGCCAGTAACAGATTCATCATCTACTGCACCTACAGATTCTCCACCTGACCCAGCAACTGATTCATCATCTACAGCACCTACAAATTCTCCACCTGAGCCAGTAACAGATTCATCATCTACTGCACCTACAGATTCTCCACCTGGCCCAGCTACTGATTCATCATCTACTGCACCTACAGATTCTTCACCTGAGCCAGTAACTGATTCATCATCTACTGCACCTACAGATTCTCCACCTGACCCAGCAACTGATCCATCATCTACTGCACCTACAGATTCTACATCTGAGCCAGTAACAGATTCATCATCTACTGCACCTACAGATTCTCCACCTGACCCAGCAACTGATTCATCATCTACAGCACCTACAAATTCTCCACCTGAGCCAGTAACAGATTCATCATCTACTGCACCTACAGATTCTCCACCTGGCCCAGCTACTGATTCATCATCTACTGCACCTACAGATTCTTCACCTGAGCCAGTAACTGATTCATCATCTACTGCACCTACAGATTCTCCACCTGACCCAGCAACTGATTCATCATCTACAGCACCTACAGATTCTCCACCTGAGCCAGTAACAGATTCATCATCTACTGCACCTACAGATTCTCCACCTGAGCCAGTAACAGACTCATCATCTACTGCACCTACAGATTCTCCACCTGAGCCAGTAACAGATTCATCATCTACTGCACCTACAGATTCTCCACCTGAGCCAGTAACAGATTCATCATCTACTGCGCCTACAGATTCTCCACCTGATCCAGTAACAGATTCATCATCTACTGCACCTACAGATTCTCCACCTGACCCAGCAACTGATCCATCATCTACTGCACCTACAGATACTCCACCTGAGCCAGTAACAGATTCATCATCTACTGCACCTACATATTCTCCACCTGAGCCAATAACAGATTCATCATCTACTGCACCTACAGATTCTCCACCTGAGCCAGTAACAGATTCATCATCTACAGCACCTACAGATTCTCCACCTGAGCCAGTAACAGATTCATCATCTACTGCACCTACCGATTCTCCACCTGACCCAGCAACTGATCCATCATCTACTGCACCTACAGATTCTCCACCAGAGCCAGTAACAGATTCATCATCTACTGCACCTACAGATTCTCCACCTGACCCAGCAACTGATTCATCATCTACAGCACCTACAGATTCTCCACCTGAGCCAGTAACATATTCATCATCTACTGCACCTACAGATTCTCCACCTGAGCCAGTAACAGATTCATCATCTACTGCACCTACAGATTCTCCACCTGAGCCAGTAACAGATTCATCATCTACTGCACCTACAGATTCTCCACCTAAGCCAGTAACAGATTCATCATCTACTGCTCCTACAGATTCTCCACCTGAGCCAGTAACTGATTCATCAT CTACTGCACCTACAGATTCTCCACCTGACCCAGCAACTGATTCATCATCTACTGCACCTACAGATTCTCCACCTGAGCCAGTAACAGATTCATCACCTACTGCACCTACAGATTCTCCACCTGACCCAGCAACTGATTCATCATCTACTGCACCTACAGATTCTCCACCTGACCCAGCAACTGATTCATCATCTACTGCACCTACAGATTCTCCACCTGAGCCAGTAACTGATTCATCATCTGTTTCACCTACAGATTCTCCACCTGAGCCAGCAACGGATTCATCATCTGCTTCACCTACAGATTATCCATCTGACTCAACAACTGCTTCCTCTGGTTCATCAACAGATTTATCAAGTGACTCAACTGGTGCAACACCTGAGTCAACTACGAAAGGTTCAGCTGCAAGTTTATTTGCAGGCACGAATTATTTGATGGCTACATTTGTTATTGTGATTATAAATTACTTCTTAATCTAA